In the genome of Pseudanabaena mucicola str. Chao 1806, the window CCAACAACTATGGCAAGTGTATACCTCAAATCTACTGAAGTAATTCGTGAGTATGGACATCGCAAGGTATGGCGATTCTGTATCAAACCCTATGGCTTTGATTTGTGTTTCTCTATTTATAAATTCTTCTCCCTTTTGTGCGTCATTCTACACTGGGAAGGGAGTAAGATTAAAATTAGATGACTTGAGTGGTATGTAGAATAATCATAACTCAAGCTCATCAATGCCATAAAAACTAAATTTGCAGGCATTTCCTAAACATACTTAGTGATCACCAAAAATCATGACAGGTTTACGTGAAATCATCTGTTCTACCCAAGGAGCAATTGATCTGCAAATTAATGGAGCATTAGGAATTCCTTTTAATGATTTAAATCGCGATCGCGCCGCTCAGTTACCAGAAATCTGTCGATTTCTCTATCAGCAAGGACTAGACGGATTTCTGCCTACCCTCATTACTACTTCTGTTGAGCAATTACATCAATCACTCCATTTCCTAACCGAAGCGATTAGCCATCAACAGCAACATCCTGATCCTCATGAAGCCAAAATTTTAGGAGTCCATCTCGAAGGTCCTTTTCTGCATCCAGATAAGCGGGGCGCACATCCCTCAAAGCATCTATTACCGCTTAATCTCGATACATTGCGACATGTGTTAGGAGATTATACCGACATTATTAAACTAGTCACCCTTGCCCCCGAACTTGATCCATCAGGAGAAACGATTCAATATTTACGTGATCGCCAAATTATTGTTAGTCTTGGTCACTCTACAGCAAATGCAGAACAAACGAGAACAGCGATCGCTCAAGGTGCAACAATGGTCACTCATGCTTTTAATGCCATGCCGAGTTTGCATCATCGCGATGTGGGGCTATTAGGTGAAGCAATATTAAGCGATCAAGTTTGGTGCGGATTAATTGCCGATGGCGTTCATGTTTCACCCACAATGATCAAACTCCTCTATCGGATGAAAAAACAAATTTTTCTAGTCAGTGATGCCCTTGCCCCCCTTGGGTTACCTGATGGTAATTATCCTTGGGATGATCGCCAAATTACGATTCAAAAAGGCACAGCGAGATTACCCGATGGTACACTTTCAGGCACAACACTACCTCTGATTCATGCGGTTAATAATTTAGTACAGTGGAATGTTTGCACAACAAAAGAGGCAATTGATTTAGCAATCAATATGCCACGACATGCGATGAACTTAGATGTCGATCCCAAAGCAACTAAAAGATTAACTTGGACTCAGATTACTTACTCTTGCGCGTCTCCAATATCAAGCAATGAACTTGTTAGCAGCTACTTAGATTGCGAATTTAATTGATAAAGCTAAACTTCTGAAGCTAAACTTGCCTCGGAGACAATATCAATTCCTGACTTAATAGCACCATTAAGATGGCGATCGCTAGCAATATCAGCTTGTGGTTGATGCATTTTTAAAATCATGGCAAGACTTTGCTTGAGCTTAGTTCTAGGTATAACCGCATCCACAAACCCATGATCGAGCAAATATTCCGCCGATTGGAAACCTTCGGGAATTTTTTGTTTAAGGGTCTGCTCAATCACACGCCGCCCAGTAAATCCAATCAAAGCTTTAGGTTCAGCTAAAATCAAATCTCCAAGCATCGCAAAACTTGCCGTTACACCACCTGTTGTCGGATTAGTCAAAATGGGAATATACAACAAATTTGCCTGACGATGGCGCTCAAGCGCTGCCGAAGTCTTTGCCATTTGCATCAAGCTCAAAATCCCCTCCTGCATTCGTGCCCCACCAGAAGCACAAAAGATCAAAGCGGGATAACGCTTTACCGTTGCAGTTTCGAGAATTCGGGTAATTTTTTCACCGACGACAGATCCCATACTGCCCCCCATAAAGCGGAAATCCATAACCGCTAGAGCCACATCACAACCACTGATCTTACCAATGCCAGTGATCACCCCATCTCTTAAGCCAGTCTTTTGTCGATATTCTTTAATGCGATCAATATAGGGCTTACGATCTTTAAAATCTAGAGGGTCACAGGAAGTCAAATCTGCATCCATCTCTTCCCACGTACCTGAGTCGATTAATTGGGCTATACGCTCATAGGCATTAACTTGATTGTGATGACCACATTCGGGGCAAACCATCAAATTAGTTTTCAAGTCCTTAACATAGGTCAAAGTGCCACAACTAGAACATTTGTGCCACAAACCATCAGGAATTTCGCGTTCTTGAGAGTCTTGATTTAAATTAGGGGTTTTGCGGCGATATGCTTCACTAGCACGAGAGCGTGTTTCAGCAAACCAATCAAACAGTGACATAGCGGCTCACGGTTCACAGTATAGGCTTTCAGCTATCAATACTTAGTCAATACTAGTAGACGACAACTGTAACCAAAAATACAACTATAACTCTGTAATCATACAGCGCTTTGGGCTTCAGTTAAAGCGATCGCGTTTAAACCCAAAACAGAAATCTAAATAATAAAAGAGGGCGACTTGCCCTCTTTTATTATTCTAAAGTGTCGCTAGAATTTTGTTTGATTCGCTCAACCTGAGAGTATTTTTCAACTGATTGAGTTAGCTCAAACAATGACTGTTGCAGAGGCTTAATCGCAATTTGTAAATTCTCATAAGTTGCGTCGTCAGACTCATACAGTTTTTTGAGCTTCTCCATATTCTTGATAGGCTCTTCACGCATACTTTGGCTAATTACTGTTGGCCCATTATCCCTGAGGATTTCCTCAACCGTACGGATTAGATTAGATGCTTGGTTACGCATATTTGCAAGCTCACGACGGGCGCTATCCTCTTCTGCATAGACCTCAGCCTCCATCCGCATTCTCTCAATTTCGCTGGGACTCAATCCACCCGTATTAGTAATGCTAATACTTTGCTCAACACCAGTATCTACATCTCTTGCCGATACCTTGAGAATACCGTTGGCATCAATATCAAAAGAAACCTCAATTTGAGGAATACCCCGTGGCGCAGGACGAATACCTTCTAGCTCAAACTTACCAAGGCTCTTATTATCCTTTGCCATCGCCCGTTCACCTTGCAAAACGTGGATTTCTACAGCCGATTGATTATCTACAGCAGTGGAGAAAATCTGAGATTTGCTGGTGGGAATCGTAGTGTTGCGCTCTAGGTTTTTGGTGAATACACCTCCTTGAGTTTCTAAGCCAATAGACAGAGGTATTACATCTAGCAGTAATAAGTCTTTAACTTCACCACCTAAAATTCCTGCTTGCACAGCAGCACCAATCGCTACAGCTTCATCGGGGTTAACTGACTGATCAGGCTTTTTACCATCAAAGAATTTGGAAATCGCTTCTTGGACTGAAGGAATCCTCGTCGAACCACCAACTAAAATGATGCGATTAATTTCTTTCGTTAATAGCCCTGCATCTTTGAGCGCTTGGGCTGTAGGCTCAAGGGTTGACTTAACCAAATGAGCCGTGATCTCGTCAAACTTAGCACGGGTAAAGTCTAATTCAATGGTTTTGGGTCCTGTTTCATCTGCCGCAATAAAAGGCAAGCTAATCAGGGTTGAAGGAGCACTAGACAGCTCAATTTTTGCCTTTTCGGCAGCTTCCTTAAGACGTTGAATTGCCGTTTTATCAGTGGATAAATCAATACCCTCTTTCTCTTTAAAATCAGCAATTAGCCAATCTACGATCGCTGCGTCAAAGTCATCCCCACCGAGGTGATTATTTCCCGAAGTTGCCTTAACTTCAAAAATACCGTCCCCTAATTGCAGTACAGACACATCAAACGTACCGCCACCAAGGTCAAATACTAAAACAATTTGATCTTGCTCCTGTTTATCCAAACCATAGGCAAGGGAAGCGGCTGTCGGTTCGTTGACGATCCGTAAAACCTCTAAGCCTGAAATTGCACCAGCGTCCTTAGTGGCTTGCCGTTGCGTATCAGTGAAATAGGCGGGTACGGTAATAACCGCTTGAGTTACCTCTTCACCAAGATAATTTTCAGCATCCTGCTTCAACTTTTGCAAGATCATTGCGGAAATTTCTTGAGGCGTATAGGCTTTATCGCCGATTTGGACATCGACAGTTTCATCTTTGCCCTTAACTGTCGTATAGGGAACACGACGGCGCTCACTTTCGGTTTCTGCCCAGCTACGTCCGATAAAACGCTTGATACTGTAAATAGTATTTACCGAGTTAGTAACGGATTGGCGCTTGGCGACCTGTCCAACAATCCGTTCATTGCTATCTTTGACAAAGGCAACAATACTTGGTGTAGTGCGTCCACCTTCTGCACTAGATATGACAACAGGTTTGCCACCTTCTAAAACCGACACACAACTGTTTGTCGTACCAAGGTCAATTCCAATTACTTTCGACATAATGACCAGTTCCGTGAAAAAGCTTTTCTAAAAGTTTAGCCTAATAATTTTCTGAATAATGTACCCTAAAAATGCATTTCAAGATGCAATTGTGATCGCATCTTGAATGATTTATTAACTAATGTTACCTAACTAGCTTCACCAGATTCATTATTTTGGGAATTTTCTAAACCATTTTCAGGTTCGCTCTCAGCTCCGTCAATCTTACCTGACGATACTTTAACTAAGGCATGACGTAAAACGCGATCATCACTTACCAAGTAGCCAGGACGCAATTCTTCGGTAATTATACCCTCGTCATATTCTGCCGAAGGTTCCTGCATGATAGCTTCATGGAAGTTCGGGTCAAATTCTTGACCAACTGCTTCCATTCTTGCTACACCTGTTTCTTTAAGGCACTTTAGAAGTTGTTTGTATACTGACTGATAGCTTTTGTGAATTGCAGCTTCACCATCATTTTTCGGCAAAATCTGTAATTGTGCTCTTTCAAAGTCATCAACTACAGGCAAGATTTTTTTAAGAATTTTACCTGTAACTGTTCCTTCTAGCTCTTCTTTATCGCGCTCTGTACGTTTGCGAAAATTCTCGAAGTCGGCATACAAGCGCAAGTATTGCTGCTTGCGATCATCTAACTGTTCCTTTAGAGATGTGGACTCAGCGATCAAACCGTTGATTTTTTCAAGGGTAGCAGCAGCAGCAGCACTAGCTTTGCTGGCTTCAGCTTTAGGTTCATCAGATGTTGCAGGAGGGGTTGGGCTTTCGACACTTATCTCTTCTTGGTTTGAGAGACACTTCGATTCTTCGGTGGCAAGTTGTTGTAACCTTGACTCAAGAACATCGTCATCTTCGTCGATGAGATCATCAGAGTTGGATAAGTTTTCTTCTTCGATCATTGCGTTAATACTCTTTTCGCACTTTTCAGACTAGCAGTAAATTGCTAAGAGTTGATATGTTTGAGATTTAGTTTTGACGATTTTTGCCAATTAACCCGATTTTACTCTTTATCTGGGTCATTGAATAATTTTATAGAAATTCGCGCCGAGCAACCAGCAGATCTCATGGCAATTTATCATGGCAATTTAGTCAGTAAAATTTATGGCGAACAATTGAGGCTTGTTTTGGTGGGGAGCCCAGTCTCAGAAATATTGCCAGAAGCTAGAGTACAGAGATATTGACGTACATTACTTGCCAGATTGAGCGTATTCGTAAAGTCCGCAGATTCAATGCTGCCAAGATCTTTAATGGTTACATTCCGAAAATTTGCCCCATTCAAGTTGGCTCCAGCCAAATCAACTAAGACGAGATTCGCGGCTGTGAGGTTGGCAATACTAAGATTAGCATTGGTAAAAATCGTTTGACGGAGTTCTGCTGATCTTAAGTTGGCTGTAGTTAAATCTGCATTTTCCAGAATTGCCTCATTGAGATTGACTGCAGCCAAGTTACTATTGCTCAGATTTGCTTTAGTAAGGTTAGTTTTCCGCAGGTTGGCAAGGGCTAAATTTGCACCACTGAGATTGGCTGAGTTGAGATCAGCTTCACTGAGATTACTTTTCATTAACTCAGCCTTTTGTAATATCGCTGAACCAAGATTTGACTGGGCTAAATTTGCTCGCAACAAGCTAGATTGAGTTAGATTTGCTTCCGATAGATTAGAAAGTGCTAAATTTGCATCAATTAGGCTGGCATTACTGAGATCAGAGCCTCGGAGATCACCTTTGATTAGCTTAATACCGTTTAAGTTCGCATTTTTGAGGATTAATTGGCGGAAGTTCCCCGACTCTAGGTTGGAGTTACTAAGATTGATATTACGTAAATCTTGACCTTGGAGGCGATCTCCCTGAGTACCTGTCAACTGAATATAAGAAAAATCGCGCCGCCCTTTGGCATATTGTTCTAGCAAGACCGATGTGGTAATCGGAGTTAACTTAACAGGTGGATCTAGAGGAGGGGTAGGCGAATTTAGCGTTGGTGCAATGGTCGCATTTGTGGGTTTTGTCTTAGGGATTTTCGTAACAGGGTTCGTAGTGGTATTTTTCTGGAACAGTAGCCAAATAGTGCCAACAGTAATTAGTAAGATGAAGCCGAATAATCCCCATCTTAGCAAGACTTTGCGTGGTAGAAGCTTTAAAGGAGGTTGTGACTCTTGGTACTCTGGCTTGACATCTTGTTCTTTGCCATGACATTGGCTGATCAAGTGATCGCATAGTTCACGGGTTTCATCATCGGGAATATTTGCGATCGCTTGAAATACAGGCGAGGCATCAGGTTCTTGAAAATCATTTTGCCGAAAAATTAAATTTTTATTATCCTCATGAAAAGTTGCCCACAAATGAGGCTCTGTGGCTAAAGCGCGGAGTGACAGGGATATTACAGCAAAGGAAAAATCATCAAGGCGATCACCAAAATCCTTAGTTGAGCGTTTAGGTGGCTGATAGTTTGGATGTCCCACCTCAAGGGGAGGGGAACCCCGCAATGCAGGTACATACATTCCGTCATAGTCAACGAGTTTCAATTCCCCACGATCATCCACCATAATATTGCCATGCTGCAAATCCCCGTGGGCAATGCCTATCCGTTGCAGATCTTTTTGTAGTTGTTTTAATTGCCGCTCTAAACGTAGTAATACCTGTGAATCGTCAATATATTCACCAATATAGCGATCTAGCTCTGTGCCCTCGACCCAATCCATTTTCAGAATCGGATACCATTGACCCTTGACTAAAATTCCCTGAGCCAAAAATTCAAAATCTACTAGATAGGGAATCTGATGTTTACTTAAATATTCACTAATTAACTGATAACGTTCCTGTACATCGGCTTGAGGTATGCGCGTAAAGCAACGGACTGCCCAAGAGTGATCGCCTTTTGTAAGCTTATAAACCGTGGCAAAATTACCCGACCATAGTAAAACTCTGCCCCGTGAATTCTTAGAAGTACTCGCCTGCTTGAGATCGGGATCGGCAAAGCAAAGCTGCGGATTTTGTACCGCGATCGTGAAGTCAATATTTAACGGCCAAGTTTGGATATCGGTCATGACTCACGACGAATTTCTAGGCATAGCAAAGTTGTATCGTCATTGGCGATCTCACGGTGATCGCGCAATTCATTCACCCAATGAGCAAAATGATCTTGCGATGTAAGCTCACCTAATTTTACCCAAGGATCTTGACTCGCTTCTATTTGCTTGAAAATCCAACAGGCGATCGCATCGGTAGTCAAATAAAAGCGATCACCTAAAGTCGCAACCCCATTGGCTTGATGCATCTGAATATTTGCAGGTTCGGTATATGTGCCAATTAATCGTGGTCGATGATTAAATTCATGGCTACTTTGGATTGGAAAATTAAGATGTGCTTGCTGGTTGCGGACGATAAATAAACAAGAATCACCAGTTGCTAAAGCCTGCCAACTCAAATCTGGCAAAATTTCTAAACCCAAAAAAGTTGCAAAAGAGCCTGTTCCTGCTTTGCGTTTGGCAAACCAAGTCAAGTTTTGCTTGTCTAGCCATTGTTGCCAAGTTTGTTGGACAGGCTGGAGCCATGCTTGGAGATGTTGAGCTTGCCTACAGGCGTGATCACGATTGACAAAAGCAGTTACTAATTCCTTAGCCCATTCCTTGGCAAAGGAAGATTCAGTTGCGCCATCGGACAAAGCTATAGAAATTAGCTGATCGCCTTGAGCATAATGCCAAATATCTTCACATTCCGTGATCGTATTTCCATCTTTGGGGACTGAGAAACTCTGAATTAGGTCAAAACTATAGCCTAAACGATAGATTTCTACATTTTTTAGCTTAGATTGAGGATCGACGGCATATAAATTGCGATCGCTATATTTATGGCTCTGATTATAGCTCTGACCATTTGCAGCGATCGACTTAAATCCAAAATTGGCATAATGTTGGAAAGGTGAGCTAATCAAAGTATCTCTGCAAAAAAGGCTAGACACAATATTTTGAGATAATCGTCAACTTCAAGGTCACACCTTAGCACAGATCCTCAATCGAAAAGTCTCTCTAGGGAGGCTTTTCGATCAGTTAGAGCTCTTTGCGTTTACTTAAAACCTAAGAAATATTTTTGAAAGTGGCGCTTCGCACAACTTTCAAAAATATTTCTGTACTACTCAAAGCCTAAATGGGCTGTACTATTAGGCGATCGCCAAAGATGCTAAAGGATCGGGAATAGATGCACTAGGGGCAGTAAATTCGCCTGTTGCCACAAACTCAAGTCTCAGCTTTAGCCAACGCATCG includes:
- a CDS encoding pentapeptide repeat-containing protein; amino-acid sequence: MTDIQTWPLNIDFTIAVQNPQLCFADPDLKQASTSKNSRGRVLLWSGNFATVYKLTKGDHSWAVRCFTRIPQADVQERYQLISEYLSKHQIPYLVDFEFLAQGILVKGQWYPILKMDWVEGTELDRYIGEYIDDSQVLLRLERQLKQLQKDLQRIGIAHGDLQHGNIMVDDRGELKLVDYDGMYVPALRGSPPLEVGHPNYQPPKRSTKDFGDRLDDFSFAVISLSLRALATEPHLWATFHEDNKNLIFRQNDFQEPDASPVFQAIANIPDDETRELCDHLISQCHGKEQDVKPEYQESQPPLKLLPRKVLLRWGLFGFILLITVGTIWLLFQKNTTTNPVTKIPKTKPTNATIAPTLNSPTPPLDPPVKLTPITTSVLLEQYAKGRRDFSYIQLTGTQGDRLQGQDLRNINLSNSNLESGNFRQLILKNANLNGIKLIKGDLRGSDLSNASLIDANLALSNLSEANLTQSSLLRANLAQSNLGSAILQKAELMKSNLSEADLNSANLSGANLALANLRKTNLTKANLSNSNLAAVNLNEAILENADLTTANLRSAELRQTIFTNANLSIANLTAANLVLVDLAGANLNGANFRNVTIKDLGSIESADFTNTLNLASNVRQYLCTLASGNISETGLPTKTSLNCSP
- the accD gene encoding acetyl-CoA carboxylase, carboxyltransferase subunit beta, which codes for MSLFDWFAETRSRASEAYRRKTPNLNQDSQEREIPDGLWHKCSSCGTLTYVKDLKTNLMVCPECGHHNQVNAYERIAQLIDSGTWEEMDADLTSCDPLDFKDRKPYIDRIKEYRQKTGLRDGVITGIGKISGCDVALAVMDFRFMGGSMGSVVGEKITRILETATVKRYPALIFCASGGARMQEGILSLMQMAKTSAALERHRQANLLYIPILTNPTTGGVTASFAMLGDLILAEPKALIGFTGRRVIEQTLKQKIPEGFQSAEYLLDHGFVDAVIPRTKLKQSLAMILKMHQPQADIASDRHLNGAIKSGIDIVSEASLASEV
- the dnaK gene encoding molecular chaperone DnaK; the encoded protein is MSKVIGIDLGTTNSCVSVLEGGKPVVISSAEGGRTTPSIVAFVKDSNERIVGQVAKRQSVTNSVNTIYSIKRFIGRSWAETESERRRVPYTTVKGKDETVDVQIGDKAYTPQEISAMILQKLKQDAENYLGEEVTQAVITVPAYFTDTQRQATKDAGAISGLEVLRIVNEPTAASLAYGLDKQEQDQIVLVFDLGGGTFDVSVLQLGDGIFEVKATSGNNHLGGDDFDAAIVDWLIADFKEKEGIDLSTDKTAIQRLKEAAEKAKIELSSAPSTLISLPFIAADETGPKTIELDFTRAKFDEITAHLVKSTLEPTAQALKDAGLLTKEINRIILVGGSTRIPSVQEAISKFFDGKKPDQSVNPDEAVAIGAAVQAGILGGEVKDLLLLDVIPLSIGLETQGGVFTKNLERNTTIPTSKSQIFSTAVDNQSAVEIHVLQGERAMAKDNKSLGKFELEGIRPAPRGIPQIEVSFDIDANGILKVSARDVDTGVEQSISITNTGGLSPSEIERMRMEAEVYAEEDSARRELANMRNQASNLIRTVEEILRDNGPTVISQSMREEPIKNMEKLKKLYESDDATYENLQIAIKPLQQSLFELTQSVEKYSQVERIKQNSSDTLE
- the grpE gene encoding nucleotide exchange factor GrpE yields the protein MIEEENLSNSDDLIDEDDDVLESRLQQLATEESKCLSNQEEISVESPTPPATSDEPKAEASKASAAAAATLEKINGLIAESTSLKEQLDDRKQQYLRLYADFENFRKRTERDKEELEGTVTGKILKKILPVVDDFERAQLQILPKNDGEAAIHKSYQSVYKQLLKCLKETGVARMEAVGQEFDPNFHEAIMQEPSAEYDEGIITEELRPGYLVSDDRVLRHALVKVSSGKIDGAESEPENGLENSQNNESGEAS
- the nagA gene encoding N-acetylglucosamine-6-phosphate deacetylase codes for the protein MTGLREIICSTQGAIDLQINGALGIPFNDLNRDRAAQLPEICRFLYQQGLDGFLPTLITTSVEQLHQSLHFLTEAISHQQQHPDPHEAKILGVHLEGPFLHPDKRGAHPSKHLLPLNLDTLRHVLGDYTDIIKLVTLAPELDPSGETIQYLRDRQIIVSLGHSTANAEQTRTAIAQGATMVTHAFNAMPSLHHRDVGLLGEAILSDQVWCGLIADGVHVSPTMIKLLYRMKKQIFLVSDALAPLGLPDGNYPWDDRQITIQKGTARLPDGTLSGTTLPLIHAVNNLVQWNVCTTKEAIDLAINMPRHAMNLDVDPKATKRLTWTQITYSCASPISSNELVSSYLDCEFN
- a CDS encoding protein phosphatase 2C domain-containing protein; protein product: MISSPFQHYANFGFKSIAANGQSYNQSHKYSDRNLYAVDPQSKLKNVEIYRLGYSFDLIQSFSVPKDGNTITECEDIWHYAQGDQLISIALSDGATESSFAKEWAKELVTAFVNRDHACRQAQHLQAWLQPVQQTWQQWLDKQNLTWFAKRKAGTGSFATFLGLEILPDLSWQALATGDSCLFIVRNQQAHLNFPIQSSHEFNHRPRLIGTYTEPANIQMHQANGVATLGDRFYLTTDAIACWIFKQIEASQDPWVKLGELTSQDHFAHWVNELRDHREIANDDTTLLCLEIRRES